The Branchiostoma lanceolatum isolate klBraLanc5 chromosome 5, klBraLanc5.hap2, whole genome shotgun sequence region tcggaacttcagcagctattcaacgacaatacctttgcctaccacCTGTGGTTTCAGTAGCACTGGGTGTATGTTTACAGCTCTTTGACTTTAACCAACGAAGGTACCCCctgaacatgggacccccattttacgttccttctgaaagacaggtgcagccctattaactgagatgcccttcccggGATTGCACCGTGGTCTCCCGATTACCAACTAACTGAAATGAAGAGCTTAACAATcagaggctgctaccagttgagctacagctAACAGAAAGGGAGTACTATAATCCAGTTTtagtctttatttcattcttccAGATCATCAAGTGTAACATATCCTGTACTCATATCAGCTggacataacataacataataaaCATCTCCATGTCTCTGGTTATGAAATTAGCCAATGTATAAGGAGGTTGTTAGATATATAAGAAAATGTACCTGATTGGAAACGACGTCGTTGTCACACTCGTACACACAGCGTCCGTACGGCCCAGTTCTCAGTGCCTCGGTAAGGTTCTCCATGTCCACTGGCTCCTGGGGGCACACCACACTGACTGGCCAGCCGGTATGACCCTGGAAGGACACACAGAATGAGGCATGATTACTTTGTTGTCTTAAACATGCAACATTTCACCGCAAAAGTGACACCTACATCGGCCACATACAGCAAAGAGAAGCAGCTGATAGGCACGGAAACGTATACGAAAAGCTTTAATGTCCAACATTCAAAGAAATCTTTGTTAGTGGGTTATTTTCCCAGACCATAAAGTATAACCATATAATGTCACCTGTTGGACCATCTTCATGTAGATCATCTTGGCAGAATAAGGACAGGTGTTCTCCACTTGGCAGTCCAGACACCTGCTGGCTGCACCTGCTGGCTGGAGGAAACAAAAATACCTCCTTCTACCAAAGTTTTTTAGTTACATCTTTGTAATCCTGCACTAGTTGTAATGGCCCATTGTTGAATTGTTACATGTGACATTGTATAAGCAGGATTTTTCAAATATTACAAATTCTCTAAATGCAATACTTCCTGCAACAGCAAGGTGAAGATAGTGTCCTGTTCCATTTCTCATCTTCAGGacataaaaaaaattcatgtaCACAATGTTTCTGTTACAGTAATACAGTAATACAGTACTTTGGAAGGAAAGTATTCTGCATTTGTTGAAGAGTTAGCTTTCGGCTATAGGAATTGTGCTTTGCAATTATTAGAACGTATAAAGTTAGTTGTTGTGACGTCTCCAAAGATGAAGTTTTTACCTTGTTCTCAGGCTTGAAGTGCGTGAGACTTCCAAAGGAAGACACCTTGACACACCTGTACAAATAGACAAATGCTTTCATAAGTCTGATTATGGTATCAATGTCTACCTTTGCAACACCCCCAAAAGCTGCCTTTCTTTTAGCGTAGTGCTTTAACTTTAAAGCCCTAAAGCTGCGCAATGTGATGGTGGACCAAGGCAGCCATGAAGCACAATGTGTAGATTTTACATTGTCACCACAATTTCAAAAGACCAACCAACCTACAAAATGGAGTAATGACAGAGTATCTGCTGGCAACACAGAGAAATTAGCAGTTTAAACACCTAAAATCACCAAACATTGAGAGAAGGTAATAAGATCAGATGACAGCTGAGACCGAGAGTTATGTCAGCTCTCATAATTGTTATGTCAGCTCTCATAATTCAAACGAGTACCCTAAGACCACCACTgctaatgcagcatcagcaaTCCCTGGAggcatgcacacttcagatatcccgGTATTCTAAACACTGTGTCAGGAAGTCagataacattacatgtatagatGTACATGGGGGTCAGCACCTGAGATGAGTTATATAACAAACTCGTACACTTCATATCCAGCCATATTCTGTGTgctagtgaaaaaaaaaaaacatcttcaTTTACTTCAGAGGTCTAAATGTTTACATTaaagtatttcatttcatacacTCAAGCACATCTCCCCTTCACAAAATTACTGTGTTGATATTAGGCCTCAATAAtacaattttttaaaatgtaGCAGTCTCAGAGTACCCAGTGGAAATATGAGAGTTGACTTTAAGACTATATGAATTTCAGCAACTTGTGTGATGTGTTGGAGAGTTTGACAGGCAAAAAAAGCATCCATCACCAAACCTTGCACCACTGAGCCAGTAGCGAATGAGGTCAACGTCGTGGCAGCTTTTGGCGAGAAGCGAGAAGCTACTGCCTGCTGTGTTCCGCCAGTTTCCCCGCACGTAGGAGTGCGCAAAGTGCCAGAACCCCACCTACGAGTCATGCAAGGGACAATTTTTAATGATTATTCCTAAAAAACTAAAAAGACAAGAGGCTAGTTCAAACCTAACCTTGACTTAGCGAGCCAGTAGGAAATGAGGTCGACATCGTGGCAGCTTTTAGCAAGAAGTGAGAAGCTACTCTCTTCTGTTTTTCTCCAGTTGCCGCGTACAAAGGAATGTGCAAAGTGCCAGAATCCCACCTAGGGTTGAGCAAGGAAGGATTGTCATTGAGAATTACACTGtcatgatcaatcaatcaatcaattcaattcaattcaatcaatcaatcaaacaccaattcaatcaatcaaacaccaattcaatcaataaatcaaactTGAAATCTGCTAGTGGTTGTATCATGTAACGTCACATGTAGATGGAAAACTGTGATGCACATTCTACAGCAGTGTACATAATTCTCATCTTATTCAAAGGACACCATAGAACTGAATAGATTTACAAATGCAAGAAAAAATTGTTCTCACCGGTTCCATGTGCTGGATGTGAACTACGTCTCCGATGACTCCACTGTCAATCAGTTCCTACAAAACACAATCAGGATAATTGTCAATATTGAACAACAGAGGGAACATGACTAGGTCATTATGATTGACTAGGTCATTATGGTTCCCTCCCAAAAAAGGGGAAAGCTTCTCATATCATGGAAAATATCACAAAGTTTGAACAAAACAAAGTGATGTATTTTCTGTTTGAGTCCAGACATTTGATTGCATCATATCAACTTAACATGGAATTAAGTTACTCATTGTCATCCTTAATTATTACAATAAGAATTTTAAAAGAATTTTTTAAAACTCGAAGACGGTATAAACAAAAGGAGGCTGAAGACTAGATCTGCTTCTTGAAGTTTAACAGTTTATTGAAATGTGTGCATGTTGTTAACAACATTGTTTAACTTTTAGCACTATTGATAGTTATCTGACCTTGATCTTCCTGACAGGTGGAAAATATCTCAGCACGTGGCACACGGACAGGATGACGTTGTTCCTCTTACAGGCTGACACAATCTCACGGCAGTCCTCCTCTGTAACCTGGGAAAGTGTATGGTATCACAGACTGTATGTAAGATGATTCCACCTTGTCACATACTCTAAAAGGGGATCCAGAATGTTTGCAGGGATCTAATTTTGCTGTAGTAAAGGAACTGgcaggcgggcagaagacagaacaaaaacgtttgtggtagttttaagtttgtggtgaagaggccacctcaaaaactgtgaacacaaAGCCTCTGTAACATTTCCCCATTTTATATTACATTTCTTATTACAGTTCATGACTGTGTGTGCCTGCCATTCTGAAAAAGATGGTGCATAAAGAGATCTGGAatgcaacatcccccagtattaTTCACTCCTGCATATGTGAGTAATACCTGGGGccctgggggggagggggggggggtgctgcacaaGAGATCACGCTGTTTTTTCAAagtgacagatacatgtaacctGGTGGTTACTAGAACTGGATTTTTAGCTGTTGTAGGCCATACTGCACAGAGTAGCATCGCTACATTCACTATGATTTATATTTTGTAAAGGAAGTACTTTCACAAAGCTGCTGTAAATTTCAATTTTGCGGTCAATATCACAGATGACATAGTTTAGCTAATTTCAAGTCAAACCCTTGTGCATGAAAGGACCACTGGGGAAGATGGAGAGGTTTGACAAGAGATCCATATAAGTGCTTCAGCTGAGTTGGTGTCATAGAATAAAATCAGTTACCTATTCATTTCATTGTGAAACATACAGAGCGACATGGCTTGCAGGTGTCCTATTCTGAGAGACAAAACaagcagtttttttcttttctatgttGGTGAGCAAACTTAATCCCCTTTAGATACGCTGTCTTCAAAAGAGTTATCTTTACACAAACTACGTTCAAGGAATATACGCACTGCCATGGGTTTCTCCAGTAGAATATGGTAGCCTCGGTCAGCGAACGCCACGGCAGGAGCCTTGTGCAGCTGATCTGGGGTTGCTATGACAACACAATCAGCAAACTTCTCCCTCTCCGCAGCTTCCTGCCAGTCTGGACAAATTGATGTGGTTAAGACATTGATATCCatgtaacataattccaccagggtacataattccgccaccatgAAAATGTCCATCCAAACGgttctccaacccaacgtcccaaTGATGAACCCAACATCCCCTGTgtaatacactcctgtatatctaaactgtgcatacctccCTAGAGATGTttcaaactcactgtttttcaaagtggcagatttaagtatcctggcagattaatgttaatggatgtTATATATGTATCAGGAAATGCTGATGGTACAGTTTATGGCAGGATGGAGAAGTAAAACTGGCAACCCCGTGCATGAGCCTCCTTGGTATGAGGGAGCGTCAGGAATAAGCCTCAAGCATATGGATAGTCAAGGCACCCTAGCTAATTTTTCTACTTCAAAATGACAACTACAGACAAAAAGGAAAATAGAAATAGGTAATTTAAGCAAATTATCCTTTGAAATGACTTAATGACATAAAATGCATCTCAGTCACTAAAAGGCTTTtcccaactaattggaaccagcaggagatcaactgtgaggctactaccagttgagctacagggacattaaAAAGACTGAAGGTACCAAGGGGGTAGTTTTACCTGTAAAGACATTCTCCTGAGGAATGTTGTACTGCTGCTGAAGACGTTGGCACCTGAACAGCCGCGGATCCGCAACACCAACCACCTGCAAAATGAAAGGAAGAACATATCACTACTGACATGTCCCCTTGTTGTAAGCGTTAATGAAAAACCTTGGTTACCCGGCcatatgtatcaaattctgtggatccatgGCTGGGGGTTCGATCCACAGGTCAgccccagcttggacatgttgtaagggattgcatttgtcatttcggatggtgacgtaaagctagCCCCAAACttcagcacgtaaaagaacataacacacttatcgagaagagtgggggtgacccggtgtgcttggctcaATATgcaagccatagcaaagctgcatttcacttactaccactagctacttgaattgaaaaagcattatgcttcacctcaattgaggatgactgcttcaccTTACTAATCACTACTTGGAGTGAAGAAAGTAGAAATGAGGGTCCATCCATgaccatttgaaaaaaaaggaagttgaTGAATTAATTTTTGAAGCGACTTAATTTTGTGATAGAAGGAAAAAGTGTTTTAGTtcacagttaaaacaattctgtagtacgatacattggaaatgtatatttgtggtgtcatgcATTCTCGATGGAGGGGTCACCACAAAATCTGCGAAAATAAGACCACcgaaaacatttaaagatttacgGTGCATCCAATTGATGTGCTTTTATATAACCAAATCAAACTAGaggatacatgtataagcaggtgattctgtatctgtatctgtatctatatagccggtataaccaccattcggcgtaacacaccagcttggcaggcacgcggcgcagcagcagctggttatattacgccaaACGatctgtcacgtctaaccttcgcatatctaactgcatgcattgcttaaagctgtctaatgtcattggatgcttccacggtacttggttgcaatgagttccactctacaatcattctaggaaaatacgaatttttgaacacatcaatcctaggttgattgTTCCTGTTCTACTTACCTGGAAGTTCTCACTGTTGTCGAGGGAGAACCTCGAATAGACCTCCCCTCTGCTCCCTGCACCAACTATCAGGGCCCGGACTGGAGCCATGACCTCACAAGTGGGGTCAGATCAGTGGGCAGAGTGTCAAAATCTAACATAAAATGGAACGGACAGAATTGAACAGGTTAGAGCAGTTCACTTGATGATTTGTTCAGACTGAACAAATCATCAAGTGGCATTGCGTGGCGTAAATGTAGGGGGTTTTGCCCAGTAACAAGAAGTCCCCGAGTTCCAATCCTCCGATATGCCCTGCCAAAATACCCTTGGGAATTTTTTCACTTCTTATACTTAGGTTCCCAAGTTGTGCGATTTATGGGGAGTTTGAGCCAAACCTCCAGCATGTAAAAGAACTATTATTGAAAAGAGAAGGGGGCCGAACCTCCCGGTgcatgtgagtggatcaaataattctgcccggatatgcagcttttactcttcagtacaaacctgatgtgttacgccatgaggtggtttaaaTAGCGGGTATGAAATACTAATATACAACacaaaattgttattcattaaaAGAGATCGATGTGGCACGTGGAATCTGGTAAAAGGATCAATCCATCAACAAGACGAGATAATCTGTGTTCTGTTTCCACCATTTACATACCTGCTGACTGTACACTTTGTTCTGTTTCGAACCCAACTGTGCTGAGATCAGTATGTCAGTATGTCCCGAGGCTATGGCTAGTGACACGCCCCACACGTCACAAGTTATGTGGTTTCCACACGTCTCGAGTTACGTGAGCTAAATCATTAACAGTGCGATCAACATTAACTCGTGATTCGCCAACATACAATAAACATTGAGCCAAAATCTAGCAGACGACAATGCAAAGGGT contains the following coding sequences:
- the LOC136434672 gene encoding putative oxidoreductase YteT isoform X1, giving the protein MAPVRALIVGAGSRGEVYSRFSLDNSENFQVVGVADPRLFRCQRLQQQYNIPQENVFTDWQEAAEREKFADCVVIATPDQLHKAPAVAFADRGYHILLEKPMAVTEEDCREIVSACKRNNVILSVCHVLRYFPPVRKIKELIDSGVIGDVVHIQHMEPVGFWHFAHSYVRGNWRNTAGSSFSLLAKSCHDVDLIRYWLSGARCVKVSSFGSLTHFKPENKPAGAASRCLDCQVENTCPYSAKMIYMKMVQQGHTGWPVSVVCPQEPVDMENLTEALRTGPYGRCVYECDNDVVSNQVVNFQFDGGQTASFNMVAFTQEICERQTRISGTKGELRCSGPGPVYVYDFLTQKSTEHRCETAPPNMMRGMHGGADFFLIDAFVRAVQSGDSSAVLTGPQDTLQSHLLVFAAEQARLQDRVITIRPDGSYS
- the LOC136434672 gene encoding putative oxidoreductase YteT isoform X2; the encoded protein is MAPVRALIVGAGSRGEVYSRFSLDNSENFQVVGVADPRLFRCQRLQQQYNIPQENVFTDWQEAAEREKFADCVVIATPDQLHKAPAVAFADRGYHILLEKPMAVTEEDCREIVSACKRNNVILSVCHVLRYFPPVRKIKELIDSGVIGDVVHIQHMEPVGFWHFAHSFVRGNWRKTEESSFSLLAKSCHDVDLISYWLAKSRCVKVSSFGSLTHFKPENKPAGAASRCLDCQVENTCPYSAKMIYMKMVQQGHTGWPVSVVCPQEPVDMENLTEALRTGPYGRCVYECDNDVVSNQVVNFQFDGGQTASFNMVAFTQEICERQTRISGTKGELRCSGPGPVYVYDFLTQKSTEHRCETAPPNMMRGMHGGADFFLIDAFVRAVQSGDSSAVLTGPQDTLQSHLLVFAAEQARLQDRVITIRPDGSYS